In Chryseobacterium oranimense, a single window of DNA contains:
- the ligD gene encoding DNA ligase D, whose product MLAKSYEKAFDDEDWVFEIKWDGYRAIADLSHKNPQFYSRNGISFLSKFERVTEDFEHQKYKMILDGEIVAYDEHGKPNFQLLQQIGDNPNLALTYQVFDLLWLNGHSTEDLPLLQRKELLKEALTETDIIKYCDHIPEKGIDFFNQMKEMKLEGMIAKKADSLYVENHRTTDWLKIKFTETDEAIICGFTEPRGSRKSFGALILGKYIDGELIYCGHTGTGFNNESLEQLYGRLQKLIIKTSPFETVPKTNMPVTWTNPELVCEIKYSEITKDGIYRHPVFVAIREDKEPEEITISPINPKSKEMKARTSTKKAENTEKEKEVTLDKHTVKLTNQNKIYFPKDGITKGEVIEYYQSVASHILPYLKNRPLSLNRFPNGIEEQGFYQKDAGDNMPDWIKTTKVYSESNDKYIDYVYCNDKATLAYLNNLGCIDMNPWNSALPDLEHPDYLVLDLDPSKKNTFDHVIETALQVNEVLQSVKVKGYCKTSGSTGIHVYIPMGGKYDFDQVKDFAHILMKQVNEKLPKLTTLERSLQKRDDKKIYLDYLQNRTGQTLASAYSLRPKEGASVSMPLEWEELKPGLKPTDFTIDNALERIKEKGDLFKPILGKGIDMMKALELLQSTE is encoded by the coding sequence ATGCTGGCCAAGTCTTATGAAAAGGCTTTTGATGATGAAGACTGGGTTTTTGAAATAAAATGGGACGGGTACAGGGCTATTGCCGATCTCAGCCATAAAAATCCCCAGTTCTATTCCCGGAACGGAATTTCATTTTTATCCAAATTTGAAAGGGTCACAGAAGATTTTGAACACCAGAAATATAAAATGATCCTTGACGGGGAAATAGTTGCCTATGACGAGCATGGAAAACCCAATTTTCAGCTGTTACAACAGATCGGTGACAATCCCAATCTTGCTTTAACCTATCAGGTTTTTGATCTTCTCTGGCTGAACGGCCATTCTACAGAAGATCTTCCTCTTCTGCAACGGAAAGAGCTTTTAAAGGAAGCTTTGACAGAAACAGATATCATCAAGTACTGCGACCATATTCCTGAAAAAGGGATTGATTTTTTCAACCAGATGAAAGAGATGAAGCTGGAAGGAATGATCGCTAAAAAAGCAGACAGCTTATATGTGGAAAACCACAGAACAACCGACTGGCTTAAAATAAAATTTACGGAAACAGATGAAGCAATTATCTGTGGATTTACAGAACCCAGAGGTTCCCGGAAAAGCTTTGGTGCATTAATTCTGGGGAAATATATTGATGGCGAGCTGATCTATTGCGGCCACACAGGAACGGGGTTTAATAATGAATCTTTAGAACAGCTTTATGGAAGGCTTCAAAAACTGATCATTAAAACCTCACCTTTTGAAACTGTTCCCAAAACCAATATGCCTGTAACCTGGACAAATCCTGAACTGGTCTGCGAAATTAAATATTCCGAAATCACTAAAGACGGCATTTACCGACATCCCGTATTTGTTGCTATCCGGGAAGATAAGGAACCGGAAGAAATTACAATCAGTCCGATTAACCCAAAATCTAAGGAAATGAAAGCTAGAACTTCAACAAAAAAAGCAGAAAATACCGAAAAAGAGAAAGAAGTAACTCTGGATAAACATACGGTGAAACTTACCAATCAAAATAAAATTTATTTTCCTAAAGACGGAATTACGAAGGGTGAGGTCATTGAATATTACCAGTCTGTTGCCTCTCATATTCTACCTTATCTCAAAAACCGTCCGTTGTCTCTGAACCGTTTTCCCAATGGAATTGAAGAACAGGGTTTTTATCAGAAAGATGCAGGGGATAATATGCCGGACTGGATCAAAACAACCAAAGTATATTCTGAATCCAATGATAAATATATTGATTATGTTTACTGTAATGATAAAGCTACTTTAGCCTATCTGAATAATCTGGGCTGTATTGATATGAATCCCTGGAACAGTGCTCTTCCTGATCTTGAACATCCTGATTATCTCGTACTGGACCTCGATCCTTCAAAGAAGAATACATTTGATCATGTGATTGAAACTGCACTGCAGGTAAATGAGGTTTTACAGTCAGTTAAAGTTAAAGGATATTGTAAAACTTCGGGAAGTACAGGAATTCATGTTTATATTCCTATGGGCGGAAAATATGATTTTGACCAGGTAAAAGATTTTGCCCATATCCTGATGAAACAGGTCAATGAAAAACTCCCAAAGCTCACTACTCTGGAAAGAAGCCTGCAGAAAAGGGATGACAAGAAAATATACCTGGATTATCTGCAAAACAGGACCGGCCAGACCTTGGCGAGTGCTTATAGTTTAAGACCTAAAGAAGGCGCGTCCGTTTCAATGCCGCTGGAATGGGAAGAGCTTAAACCCGGCCTGAAGCCCACTGATTTTACGATTGATAATGCTTTGGAAAGAATTAAGGAAAAAGGGGATTTATTTAAGCCTATTTTGGGGAAAGGAATTGATATGATGAAAGCGTTGGAATTGTTGCAGAGTACTGAATAA
- a CDS encoding SDR family NAD(P)-dependent oxidoreductase: MNQNTGKTVLILGANSDVAKQCIKQYLEKGFSVMAASRNTVSLQKFVGDHHLDPLKITVLYFDALDFDSHQKFYDELPVKPHIVVYAAGFLVDNEKALRNFKGAQQMMMVNYMGAVSILNIIATDESNRNLERIIGLSSLSGVRGRKSNFVYGSTKAAFTTYLAGLRQELASREIKVNALVIGYIRTKINEGLQLNESLIMEPNYVAKYIVNAGNSFTIVPNLKWKMIYMILKILPESLVAKLP; the protein is encoded by the coding sequence ATGAATCAAAATACAGGCAAAACCGTTCTCATTTTAGGCGCCAACTCAGACGTAGCCAAACAATGCATCAAACAGTACCTTGAAAAGGGTTTTTCTGTGATGGCTGCCTCACGTAATACGGTTTCACTTCAGAAATTTGTTGGAGATCATCACCTTGATCCATTAAAAATAACAGTTCTTTATTTTGATGCTTTAGATTTTGATTCTCATCAGAAATTTTATGATGAACTTCCTGTAAAACCTCATATCGTTGTGTATGCAGCAGGCTTTTTGGTAGATAACGAAAAGGCTCTGAGGAATTTTAAAGGAGCACAACAAATGATGATGGTTAATTATATGGGAGCTGTCTCCATCCTTAATATCATCGCTACGGATGAAAGCAATAGAAATCTGGAAAGAATTATAGGGTTGTCTTCTCTTTCGGGGGTAAGGGGAAGAAAAAGCAATTTCGTGTACGGAAGTACAAAAGCGGCTTTTACAACCTATTTGGCAGGTTTAAGACAGGAACTGGCTTCAAGAGAGATTAAAGTCAATGCTTTGGTGATTGGCTATATCAGAACCAAGATCAATGAAGGACTCCAGCTTAATGAATCCCTGATCATGGAACCGAATTATGTGGCAAAATATATCGTCAACGCCGGAAATTCCTTTACCATTGTCCCGAATTTAAAATGGAAGATGATTTATATGATTTTAAAAATACTGCCGGAAAGTTTGGTGGCAAAGCTGCCTTAA
- a CDS encoding DNA polymerase ligase N-terminal domain-containing protein has protein sequence MALKDYNEKRKFNETTEPEGKTKKSKDKLIFVIQRHAASRLHYDFRLEMDGVLKSWAVPKGPSLDPQDKRLAMMVEDHPYDYKDFEGNIPEGNYGAGQVEVWDSGTYEPLEETKLSAEKELLKELHSGSLKFILHGKKLKGEFALVKMKNSEDNAWLLIKHKDEFAESPYDAEENTSSKSLVTKFLEEKKSLKTKEKKKS, from the coding sequence ATGGCTCTAAAAGATTATAACGAAAAACGGAAGTTTAACGAAACTACAGAACCGGAAGGCAAAACGAAAAAAAGTAAGGATAAGCTTATTTTCGTCATCCAGAGGCATGCGGCATCCCGTCTTCACTATGATTTCCGTCTGGAAATGGATGGTGTTCTGAAAAGCTGGGCCGTTCCTAAAGGTCCTTCACTGGATCCTCAAGATAAAAGGCTTGCCATGATGGTAGAAGACCACCCGTACGATTATAAAGATTTCGAAGGAAATATTCCGGAAGGAAATTACGGAGCCGGACAGGTAGAAGTATGGGACAGCGGTACTTATGAACCTCTGGAAGAAACCAAACTTTCTGCTGAAAAAGAGCTTTTGAAAGAACTTCATTCTGGATCGTTGAAATTTATTTTACATGGCAAAAAGTTAAAAGGCGAGTTTGCTCTCGTTAAAATGAAAAACAGTGAGGACAATGCATGGCTGCTGATCAAGCATAAAGATGAATTTGCAGAAAGTCCTTATGATGCCGAGGAAAACACATCATCAAAATCTCTGGTGACGAAATTTTTAGAGGAAAAAAAAAGCCTAAAAACAAAGGAAAAAAAGAAGTCATAA
- a CDS encoding ABC transporter ATP-binding protein encodes MKALKTLNPYFWKHKILLFWGLLFIIASNFFNIYKVQFVGKSVDELTKSGNLGFNKQVLVYVAIIVGCSLLTGFFTFMMRQTIIVASRRIEYELKNKIYRHYQELSLTDYKQTTIGDLMNRLSEDVVAVRMYLGPGVMYVVNLIILLLITSIYMVKTDASMTLWTLLPLPILSYIIFKVSSIINQKSKIMQKSQSAISTFVQDSFSGIRVVKFFAKENYIKKNYGIKVTDYQNKALDLAKTEAYFFTIILFVIGLLNVAVILIGGQKYIAGQLSVGKIADFFMYINILIWPFSMVGWVTSVNQRAEASMQRINEFLDKKSEVINTNFENYPIKGDIEFRNVSYVYPNTGIRALDNLSFTIKAGESLAIMGKTGSGKSTIALLLCRLIDPTEGEILIDGKNLKDHNLTNYRNFIGYIPQESYLFSDSIENNIGFAIDHPSHEKVVEYAKIADVDKNIIGFKDQYKTLVGERGVMLSGGQKQRICIARALIKNPNIIIFDDSLSALDTETEQNILENIDRKISNATSIIITHRESSAQRADKIINLTEITNSVTA; translated from the coding sequence ATGAAAGCGCTAAAAACCTTAAACCCTTACTTTTGGAAGCACAAAATATTATTGTTTTGGGGGTTATTATTCATCATTGCCAGTAATTTCTTCAATATTTATAAGGTTCAGTTTGTAGGAAAGTCGGTAGACGAGCTTACAAAAAGTGGAAACCTGGGTTTTAACAAACAGGTTTTGGTGTATGTTGCTATTATTGTTGGATGCTCACTTCTTACAGGTTTTTTCACATTTATGATGCGTCAGACGATCATTGTGGCATCCAGAAGGATTGAATATGAACTGAAAAATAAAATTTACAGGCATTACCAGGAGCTTTCTCTTACGGATTATAAACAAACAACCATCGGTGACCTGATGAACAGGCTAAGTGAAGATGTTGTAGCGGTAAGGATGTATTTGGGGCCGGGTGTAATGTATGTGGTGAATCTCATAATTCTTCTTCTGATCACCAGTATCTATATGGTGAAAACAGATGCTTCCATGACTTTATGGACTCTTTTGCCGCTTCCCATTTTATCCTACATTATATTTAAGGTAAGTTCAATTATCAATCAGAAGTCCAAGATCATGCAGAAGAGCCAGTCTGCCATCTCTACTTTTGTACAGGACAGTTTCTCAGGAATCCGGGTGGTGAAGTTTTTTGCCAAAGAAAATTATATCAAAAAAAACTACGGCATAAAAGTTACCGATTATCAAAACAAAGCATTAGATCTGGCGAAAACCGAAGCCTATTTCTTTACCATTATCTTATTTGTAATCGGATTACTGAATGTGGCTGTCATACTAATTGGCGGACAGAAATATATCGCCGGGCAATTAAGCGTTGGTAAAATTGCTGACTTCTTCATGTATATCAATATCCTGATCTGGCCATTTTCAATGGTGGGATGGGTCACTTCCGTGAACCAAAGGGCTGAAGCTTCGATGCAAAGGATTAATGAATTCCTGGACAAGAAATCAGAGGTCATCAATACAAATTTCGAGAACTATCCTATTAAAGGGGATATTGAATTCCGGAATGTTTCTTATGTTTATCCAAATACAGGAATCCGAGCATTGGATAACCTGAGTTTTACAATTAAAGCCGGGGAATCTCTTGCGATCATGGGTAAAACAGGAAGCGGAAAATCTACCATTGCCCTTCTTTTATGCAGACTGATTGATCCTACGGAAGGAGAAATTTTAATTGACGGTAAAAATCTGAAGGATCATAATCTGACGAATTACAGAAATTTCATCGGCTATATTCCTCAGGAAAGTTACTTATTCTCTGATTCTATTGAAAATAATATCGGCTTTGCGATCGACCATCCTTCCCATGAAAAAGTGGTGGAATATGCTAAGATTGCAGACGTGGATAAAAATATTATCGGATTTAAAGACCAGTATAAAACACTGGTAGGTGAACGTGGAGTGATGCTTTCCGGGGGGCAAAAACAAAGAATATGTATCGCCAGAGCTTTAATTAAGAACCCGAATATCATTATTTTCGATGATTCCCTGTCTGCCCTTGATACGGAAACGGAACAGAATATCCTTGAAAATATCGACCGGAAAATCAGCAATGCTACGTCCATAATTATCACACACAGAGAGTCTAGCGCTCAGAGGGCTGATAAAATCATCAACTTAACTGAAATTACCAATTCTGTAACCGCTTAG
- a CDS encoding DUF3276 family protein, which translates to MSEYKERHENEIFTKVLKAGRRTYFFDVRETKAGDYYLTITESKKNFGENGEATFEKHKIYLYKEDFKSFQEMFNESTDFIINEKGEDVISEKHDKDFKSKSFTIDSDDEV; encoded by the coding sequence ATGAGTGAATACAAGGAACGCCATGAAAATGAAATTTTCACTAAGGTGTTAAAAGCAGGAAGAAGAACTTATTTCTTTGATGTGCGCGAGACGAAAGCAGGAGATTATTATCTTACGATTACTGAAAGTAAAAAGAATTTCGGAGAGAATGGGGAAGCTACATTCGAGAAACACAAAATTTATCTTTACAAAGAAGATTTTAAAAGTTTCCAGGAGATGTTTAATGAATCCACAGATTTCATCATTAACGAAAAGGGTGAGGATGTAATATCAGAAAAACATGACAAAGACTTCAAAAGCAAATCATTCACAATTGATTCTGACGACGAAGTTTAA
- a CDS encoding DUF1573 domain-containing protein, with protein sequence MKKTLSIIALSIIGLGLVSCKKENQQAATGTEVANTTDSTAGATNLAPTNSATAPVSAETAAAAPVSNQPLTSVALSESNFDFGNIKKGDKVQHIYEITNTGKNPLVISEVKPGCGCTAPDFTKDPILPGKKGNITLHFDSSSFDGNVQKYADVFANVDKAPIKLTFTANIQP encoded by the coding sequence ATGAAAAAGACATTATCAATCATCGCTTTGTCTATCATAGGACTGGGTCTGGTATCTTGTAAAAAAGAAAACCAGCAAGCTGCTACAGGAACAGAAGTTGCTAATACTACAGATTCTACAGCGGGTGCAACCAATTTAGCTCCGACTAATTCTGCAACGGCACCGGTTTCTGCTGAAACAGCTGCTGCAGCTCCGGTTTCTAACCAGCCATTAACATCTGTGGCCCTGTCTGAAAGTAACTTCGATTTTGGAAACATCAAAAAAGGAGATAAAGTACAGCACATTTACGAAATCACAAATACAGGAAAAAATCCTTTAGTGATCTCTGAAGTAAAGCCTGGATGCGGATGTACAGCTCCTGATTTTACAAAAGATCCTATCCTTCCTGGTAAAAAAGGAAACATTACGTTGCATTTTGATTCTTCAAGCTTCGACGGAAACGTTCAGAAGTATGCAGATGTATTTGCAAACGTAGATAAAGCTCCTATTAAATTAACGTTCACAGCGAACATTCAACCGTAA
- a CDS encoding glutamine amidotransferase-related protein has protein sequence MIPKIAILGDFNPNHFTLHALNDTTRSVQKKLNREIQFDWIATDIFDAKTVFEKHKYLGLWIAPGSPYRDMENVLNAIQFTRENNIPTFGNCGGFQHMIIEFARNVCNIENADHEETNPDAKDSLIKKLSCSLRGEQENLKIIDKNSFLYRTINQDIIIGKYNCSYGINEKYVDILKGRGLSLTSISEDGNYRSFEIQSHPFFVGTLFQPALTSTENEPNPMIVEFVKKSLARI, from the coding sequence ATGATACCGAAAATTGCTATTCTGGGAGACTTCAATCCCAATCATTTCACACTTCATGCACTCAATGATACTACAAGAAGTGTTCAGAAAAAACTAAATCGTGAAATTCAGTTTGATTGGATTGCTACTGATATTTTCGATGCTAAAACTGTGTTTGAAAAACATAAGTACTTAGGATTATGGATTGCTCCGGGAAGTCCATACCGGGATATGGAAAATGTACTGAATGCCATACAGTTTACCCGGGAGAATAATATTCCCACTTTTGGTAATTGTGGCGGATTTCAGCATATGATTATTGAATTTGCCAGAAATGTATGCAATATTGAAAATGCAGATCATGAAGAAACAAATCCAGATGCAAAAGATTCATTGATAAAAAAACTTTCATGTTCATTGAGAGGAGAACAGGAAAATCTGAAAATTATTGATAAAAACAGTTTTCTTTACCGAACAATTAATCAGGATATTATTATAGGCAAGTATAATTGCAGTTATGGCATCAACGAAAAATACGTTGATATTTTAAAAGGCAGAGGATTGTCTTTAACTTCAATTTCTGAAGATGGGAATTACCGTTCATTTGAAATACAGTCCCATCCTTTTTTCGTAGGAACATTATTTCAACCGGCGCTTACCTCTACAGAAAATGAGCCTAATCCCATGATTGTAGAGTTTGTAAAAAAATCGCTGGCTCGGATTTAA
- the nusB gene encoding transcription antitermination factor NusB, giving the protein MLGRRQIREKVVQTVYSYYQNPVKFDVLEKNMFSGIEKIYNLYIYQLNFLVALKELAETQIEIGKNKYIKTDADINPNQKFINNQVLIKLEENPERLFFTGQNKQLKWDLHDDLLVKTFQRITAGKRYQDFMKEDGYSFEDDQKFIGKLFLRYIAENDDFQDYLSDKELSWYDDLHIANSMVQKTIGFLKEDEESRTLIKMIKDEEDKTFAAKLLRDTLNNWEANEKKLSERLENWDLERVSLMDKVILSTAISELDNFPFTPSRVIINEYIEIAKVFATDRSNIFINGILDKYCKDQNRI; this is encoded by the coding sequence ATGTTAGGAAGACGACAAATCCGTGAAAAAGTAGTACAGACAGTGTATTCATACTATCAGAATCCTGTAAAGTTTGATGTTTTAGAGAAAAACATGTTCTCAGGAATAGAGAAAATCTATAATCTCTATATCTATCAGCTTAATTTTTTGGTGGCTCTGAAAGAATTGGCAGAAACACAAATAGAAATCGGTAAAAACAAGTATATCAAAACCGATGCTGATATTAATCCTAACCAAAAATTCATCAATAACCAGGTACTGATCAAGCTTGAGGAAAATCCTGAAAGATTATTTTTTACAGGCCAGAACAAACAGCTGAAATGGGATCTGCATGATGATTTATTAGTGAAAACGTTTCAGAGAATTACTGCAGGAAAACGTTACCAGGATTTTATGAAAGAAGACGGGTATTCTTTTGAAGACGATCAGAAGTTTATCGGGAAACTGTTTTTAAGGTATATTGCTGAAAATGATGATTTCCAGGATTATCTAAGTGATAAGGAACTTTCATGGTACGATGATCTCCATATTGCCAACTCAATGGTACAGAAAACAATCGGTTTCCTGAAAGAAGATGAAGAAAGCAGAACTTTAATTAAAATGATTAAAGATGAAGAAGATAAAACTTTCGCAGCAAAACTTCTTAGAGATACGCTGAACAACTGGGAAGCGAATGAGAAAAAACTGAGCGAAAGACTGGAAAACTGGGATCTGGAAAGAGTATCTTTAATGGATAAAGTAATTTTGTCGACTGCTATTTCGGAACTGGATAATTTTCCTTTTACCCCTTCAAGAGTTATTATCAATGAATATATTGAAATTGCGAAAGTGTTTGCAACGGACCGTTCCAATATCTTCATTAACGGAATTTTGGATAAATATTGTAAAGATCAAAATAGAATTTAA
- a CDS encoding Ku protein, producing MKAIWNGAIGFGLVNIPVKIYSATETTKLDLDMLDKSDYSNIKFKRVNESTGKEVKWENIVKGYLMDDKYIVLDEEDYEAASPEKTKILSIDQFVQESEVDSVYFENPYFLEPQKNGENAYKLLLNALLETGMAGIGTFVLRDSEAIGMIRPYNEEILVLNRLRFEQEIRDYKDLKIPAQKAPKPAELKMAVSLIKQLSQEFDPAMYKDTYSDELMKIIKQKAKGKNIKAKKAEPAKEGKVIDLMAQLKASLQNSKSKSASQWL from the coding sequence ATGAAAGCAATTTGGAATGGCGCCATTGGCTTCGGTTTAGTCAATATTCCGGTCAAAATCTACTCCGCCACAGAAACGACAAAACTTGACCTCGACATGCTCGATAAATCTGATTATTCGAACATTAAATTTAAAAGAGTAAACGAGAGCACAGGGAAAGAAGTGAAATGGGAAAACATTGTAAAAGGTTATCTCATGGATGATAAATACATTGTTCTCGATGAAGAGGATTATGAGGCCGCGAGCCCCGAAAAAACAAAAATACTTTCCATTGACCAGTTTGTACAGGAATCTGAAGTAGACAGTGTATACTTTGAAAATCCTTACTTCCTGGAGCCTCAGAAAAATGGTGAAAACGCCTACAAACTTTTATTAAATGCATTACTGGAAACCGGAATGGCCGGAATCGGAACCTTCGTCCTCCGTGACAGTGAAGCCATCGGCATGATCAGGCCTTATAATGAAGAGATACTTGTCCTCAACAGACTTCGGTTTGAACAGGAAATAAGGGATTACAAAGATCTCAAAATTCCAGCCCAGAAAGCACCCAAACCTGCCGAACTTAAAATGGCGGTAAGTCTTATCAAACAGCTTTCCCAGGAGTTTGATCCTGCAATGTATAAAGACACTTATTCTGACGAACTGATGAAGATCATCAAACAGAAAGCAAAAGGTAAAAATATAAAAGCTAAAAAGGCCGAGCCAGCTAAAGAAGGTAAAGTAATTGACCTTATGGCCCAGCTGAAAGCCAGTTTACAAAATTCCAAATCCAAATCTGCATCGCAATGGCTCTAA
- the yajC gene encoding preprotein translocase subunit YajC: MLTIFLQAQPQGSSSMMLIMMGVMFVGFYFLMIRPQMRKQKQEKSFQETLKVGTRVVLTSGLHGRIAQVQDDGFVIETLSGKLKFEKAAVSREFTEARFGDKAKAADKTAEKKEIETEKK, encoded by the coding sequence ATGTTGACAATCTTTTTACAGGCACAGCCACAGGGATCTTCATCAATGATGCTGATCATGATGGGGGTGATGTTTGTCGGGTTTTATTTCCTGATGATAAGACCGCAGATGAGAAAACAGAAACAGGAGAAAAGCTTCCAGGAAACCTTAAAAGTCGGAACCAGAGTGGTGCTTACTTCAGGTCTTCACGGAAGAATTGCCCAGGTTCAGGATGACGGATTCGTGATCGAAACTTTATCCGGAAAACTGAAATTCGAAAAAGCGGCTGTTTCAAGAGAATTTACTGAAGCCCGTTTCGGAGATAAAGCAAAAGCGGCTGATAAAACAGCTGAGAAAAAAGAAATCGAAACTGAGAAAAAATAA
- a CDS encoding carbon-nitrogen hydrolase family protein, producing the protein MKIAAAQINPVKGDIPKNIENHKTLVKAAADHNVNLVIFPELSITGYEPELAEQLSIHYKDPVLDIFQKMTDENNITITVGMPTKADDKLFISSIIFQPGKERNIYSKRHLFPTETGVFSPSKSFCQLNILQKKVSLAICYDLSDPNHSLEAYQAGSNVYATSVLNSISGIDDDLIKLSDIAKKYHMQVLMANFTGESGGYECAGKSSVWNNNGSLLGQLNQEDEGLLILNTENNQIEEIYIH; encoded by the coding sequence ATGAAAATCGCAGCAGCCCAAATCAATCCTGTAAAAGGAGATATCCCTAAAAATATTGAAAATCACAAAACATTAGTTAAAGCCGCGGCTGATCATAATGTTAATCTGGTGATCTTTCCTGAGCTTTCAATTACCGGCTATGAACCTGAACTGGCGGAACAGCTCTCAATTCATTATAAAGATCCTGTTTTAGACATTTTTCAGAAAATGACAGATGAAAATAACATTACCATCACTGTTGGAATGCCTACGAAAGCAGATGACAAATTGTTTATCAGCTCCATCATATTCCAGCCGGGAAAAGAAAGAAATATTTATTCAAAACGTCATCTTTTTCCAACGGAGACAGGTGTTTTTTCACCAAGTAAAAGCTTCTGTCAGCTGAACATATTACAGAAAAAGGTTTCATTAGCCATATGCTATGATCTATCTGATCCCAACCATTCCCTGGAAGCTTATCAGGCCGGATCCAATGTGTATGCTACCAGTGTTCTTAATTCTATAAGTGGCATAGACGATGATCTTATTAAACTTTCCGATATCGCGAAAAAATATCATATGCAAGTTTTGATGGCAAATTTCACCGGAGAATCAGGTGGCTATGAATGTGCCGGAAAATCTTCTGTATGGAATAATAACGGAAGCTTACTCGGACAGCTCAATCAAGAAGACGAAGGACTTCTTATTTTAAATACGGAGAATAATCAGATAGAGGAAATTTATATCCATTAG